From Motacilla alba alba isolate MOTALB_02 chromosome 20, Motacilla_alba_V1.0_pri, whole genome shotgun sequence, the proteins below share one genomic window:
- the LOC119710159 gene encoding protein FAM83D-B-like: MANASQCLEEGSGRWPPPAGPYSEAQRLALEELVAGGPEALRAFLRREQLPPFLSEPEVQDIARAALPPAAGPEPAAEPAAGASLDASSLTYFPERSDLEPPALELGWPGFASGAFRGLTRVEAHFQPGCGDSIYGCKEAVRRQIRSARQMIALVMDSFTDTDIFTDLLEACSQRQVKVYILLDQSSFPHFLKMCKDLGVDLEQEKLMRVRIITGSTYCTRSGTKIIGKVREKFMLIDGIRVTTGSYSFTWTDGKLNSSNILILSGPAVAHFDLEFRILHSRSKPINLKEFSSCKKNRLWDQLFRITVASRDVSREHFLRMEFLYLRAFVGDLKRKRSWLHASREAVYSPNNTMHTSPPLTKRNGSLVMRPHWIIER; encoded by the exons ATGGCCAACGCGTCGCAGTGCCTGGAGGAGGGCTCGGGGCGCTGGCCGCCGCCGGCCGGGCCGTACAGCGAGGCGCAGCGGCTGGcgctggaggagctggtggcgGGCGGCCCCGAGGCGCTGCGCGCTTTCCTGCGGCGGGAGCAGCTGCCGCCCTTCCTGTCGGAGCCCGAGGTGCAGGACATCGCTCGggccgcgctgccgcccgccgcgGGCCCGGAGCCGGCGGCCGAGCCGGCGGCCGGAGCCTCGCTGGACGCCTCGTCGCTCACCTACTTCCCCGAGCGCTCGGACCTGGAGCCGCCCGcgctggagctgggctggccgGGCTTCGCCAGCGGCGCCTTCCGCGGGCTGACGCGGGTGGAGGCGCATTTCCAGCCCGGCTGCGGGGACAGCATCTACGGCTGCAAGGAGGCCGTGCGGCGCCAGATCCGCTCCGCCCGACAG ATGATTGCCCTGGTTATGGATTCCTTCACAGACACTGACATCTTCACAGACCTCTTGGAAGCCTGTAGCCAACGGCAAGTTAAAGTGTATATCCTTCTAGATCAATCTTCATTTCCCCACTTTCTAAAAATGTGCAAGGATCTGGGAGTTGACCTTGAGCAGGAAAAG TTGATGAGGGTTCGGATTATCACGGGGAGCACGTACTGCACCAGGTCGGGCACCAAAATCATTGGAAAAGTCCGTGAAAAGTTCATGTTAATTGATGGCATTAGAGTGACAACAGGCTCCTACAG TTTTACGTGGACAGATGGGAAGCTGAACAGCAGTAACATTTTGATCCTGTCAGGCCCTGCAGTTGCACACTTTGACCTGGAATTTCGGATTCTTCATTCACGGTCAAAGCCTATCAACCTCAAAGAGTTTTCTAGCTGCAAGAAGAACAGGCTGTGGGACCAGCTGTTCAGGATAACAGTGGCTTCCAGAGACGTGAGCAGGGAACACTTCCTGAGAATGGAGTTTTTGTATCTGAGAGCATTTGTAGGAGAtctgaagaggaagaggagctggcTGCACGCCTCCAGGGAGGCCGTGTACAGCCCAAATAACACGATGCACACCTCTCCCCCGCTGACTAAGAGGAATGGCTCCCTGGTTATGAGGCCACACTGGATCATAGAGAGATGA